From Vigna unguiculata cultivar IT97K-499-35 chromosome 5, ASM411807v1, whole genome shotgun sequence, the proteins below share one genomic window:
- the LOC114184984 gene encoding elongation factor G-1, mitochondrial: protein MTRLSRSSAPRLLYALCSTASKSPAAFLLGGSFQLRHFSAGNAARAKSEKDPWWKESMERLRNIGISAHIDSGKTTLTERVLYYTGRIHEIHEVRGRDGVGAKMDSMDLEREKGITIQSAATYCTWKDYKINIIDTPGHVDFTIEVERALRVLDGAILVLCSVGGVQSQSITVDRQMRRYDVPRLAFINKLDRMGADPWKVLNQARSKLRHHSAAMQVPIGLEEDFKGLVDLVQLKAYYFHGSSGEKVVSEDVPADMEALVAEKRRELIETVSEVDDKLAEAFLGDETISAADLEEAVRRATIAQKFIPVFMGSAFKNKGVQPLLDGVLSYLPCPIEVSNYALDQTKNEEKVELAGNPDGPLVALAFKLEEGRFGQLTYLRIYEGVIRKGDFIVNVNTGKKIKVPRLVRMHSNEMEDIQEAHAGQIVAVFGVDCASGDTFTDGSVKYTMTSMNVPEPVMSLAVQPVSKDSGGQFSKALNRFQKEDPTFRVGLDPESGQTIISGMGELHLDIYVERIRREYKVDASVGKPRVNFRETVTQRAEFDYLHKKQSGGQGQYGRVIGYIEPLPVGSSTKFEFENLLVGQAIPSNFIPAIEKGFKEAANSGALIGHPVENLRVVLIDGAAHAVDSSELAFKMASIYAFRQCYAASRPVILEPVMLVELKVPTEFQGAVAGDLNKRKGVIVGNDQEGDDSVITAHVPLNNMFGYSTALRSMTQGKGEFTMEYKEHSPVSHDVQTQLVNTYKGSKEAE from the exons ATGACACGCTTGTCCCGGTCCTCCGCACCGCGCCTCCTTTACGCGCTCTGCTCCACCGCGTCGAAGTCACCGGCGGCGTTCCTCCTGGGCGGCTCCTTCCAGCTCCGGCACTTTTCTGCCGGTAACGCGGCGCGTGCGAAGTCGGAGAAGGATCCATGGTGGAAAGAATCAATGGAGCGGCTCCGCAACATCGGTATCTCGGCGCACATCGACTCCGGGAAGACGACACTGACGGAGCGGGTTCTTTACTACACGGGTCGGATCCACGAGATCCACGAGGTTAGGGGCAGGGACGGCGTTGGCGCCAAAATGGACTCTATGGACCTGGAGAGGGAGAAGGGAATCACAATTCAGTCTGCTGCCACATACTGCACTTGGAAGGACTATAAG ATTAACATTATTGACACACCTGGTCATGTTGATTTTACCATTGAGGTTGAAAGGGCTTTGCGTGTCCTTGATGGTGCCATTCTCGTTCTTTGTAGTGTTGGCGGGGTGCAAAGTCAGTCCATTACTGTTGATCGGCAAATGAGAAGATATGATGTTCCAAGACTTGCATTTATCAATAAACTTGATCGGATGGGAGCAGATCCATGGAAAGTGTTAAATCAG gcTAGATCTAAGCTTCGACATCATAGTGCTGCAATGCAAGTTCCAATAGGTTTAGAAGAAGATTTTAAGGGACTTGTTGATCTTGTGCAGTTAAAGGCCTACTATTTTCATGGTTCAAGTGG TGAAAAAGTTGTCTCTGAAGACGTGCCTGCGGATATGGAAGCATTGGTGGCAGAAAAAAGACGTGAACTTATAGAAACTGTTTCAGAAGTTGATGATAAACTTGCTGAAGCTTTTCTTGGCGATGAGACCATATCAGCTGCTGATCTTGAG GAAGCAGTTCGTAGGGCTACCATAGCGCAGAAATTTATACCCGTATTCATGGGTAGTGCTTTCAAAAACAAG GGGGTGCAGCCACTTCTGGATGGTGTACTTAGCTATTTGCCATGTCCAATTGAAGTTAGTAATTATGCCCTTGACCAAACTAAGAATGAAGAGAAG GTTGAGTTGGCTGGAAATCCTGATGGGCCACTTGTGGCATTGGCTTTCAAGTTGGAGGAAGGGCGGTTTGGTCAGTTAACATATCTAAG AATATATGAGGGTGTAATTCGGAAGGGTGATTTTATTGTTAATGTTAACACTGGCAAGAAAATCAAG GTTCCACGCTTGGTTCGGATGCATTCCAATGAGATGGAG GACATTCAAGAGGCTCATGCTGGGCAAATAGTTGCTGTATTTGGTGTTGATTGTGCATcag GAGATACTTTTACTGATGGTTCAGTTAAGTACACAATGACTTCCATGAATGTTCCTGAGCCAGTGATGTCGTTAGCCGTTCAGCCAGTCTCTAAAGATTCTGGAGGCCAA TTTTCAAAAGCTTTGAACCGCTTCCAAAAGGAAGATCCTACATTTCGTGTTGGCTTGGACCCAGAGAGCGGGCAg ACAATCATTTCTGGAATGGGAGAATTGCATTTAGACATCTATGTTGAACGCATCAGGAGAGAGTATAAG GTTGATGCTTCAGTTGGAAAGCCCCGTGTTAACTTCAGAGAAACTGTTACTCAACGTGCTGAATTTGACTATCTGCATAAAAAGCAAAGTGGAGGGCAAGGACAATATGGACGGGTTATTGG GTATATTGAACCACTTCCTGTAGGGTCATCAACtaagtttgaatttgaaaactTGCTTGTTGGTCAAGCTATTCCATCAAATTTTATCCCCGCAATTGAGAAGGGTTTCAAAGAAGCTGCCAATTC TGGTGCCTTAATTGGACATCCAGTTGAAAATCTTCGAGTTGTCTTGATAGATGGTGCTGCTCATGCTGTTGATTCCAGTGAACTTGCATTTAAGATGGCTTCTATCTATGCTTTTAGACAG TGTTATGCAGCTTCCAGACCGGTTATTTTAGAACCTGTTATGCTTGTTGAGCTGAAAGTACCAACAGAATTTCAGGGAGCCGTTGCTGGTGACCTCAACAA GAGAAAAGGTGTGATTGTGGGAAATGATCAGGAAGGAGATGATTCTGTCATCACTGCTCAT GTCCCTCTAAACAATATGTTTGGGTACTCGACAGCTCTTCGTTCAATGACACAG GGTAAAGGTGAATTCACAATGGAGTACAAGGAACATTCACCAGTTTCTCATGATGTACAGACGCAATTGGTAAACACGTACAAGGGCAGCAAGGAAGCTGAATAA